A single window of Onychostoma macrolepis isolate SWU-2019 chromosome 16, ASM1243209v1, whole genome shotgun sequence DNA harbors:
- the si:dkeyp-77h1.4 gene encoding mediator of DNA damage checkpoint protein 1 isoform X1: protein MQNLRLLILSMLFYSAFSATLKAQEMSQTLFFREDFHIPVPADGADVTFRASIARSQEKSLMSSGKVVDLRAKLNSASSHLILENVGESDEGVYTITSNQNPEDVTRITLYVRDCSSEVIVMYGLDFHVSLHDNSEPVRVGFRHSTVEANQTSLPADELLNADGTPKENYLDRVEITPQKFTLHAVTGADEGSYTFSDSIGKVQKKICLNVKAHQIFETLSYGGTLKINLHMNSSLARLLYIPQSDKHKYLIMDNGELSLPLNVDLEGRLSLEDSFCLLTDVRASDAGVFSVTDRQGFLVSDVHLEIQPYRLPKLYIAIIALVAFLVLLLLVCLVSCLVKIRKRAAKARAIEEKAQNAGKVEGDAFRQVVKDACTRQNDEAPALSQKEDITEKSQSTEVSIKGLEVSTKEPSLQERNMETSDSGVGFNTTGLPLDSDTDAPTAAIADSDALSSSAAPDVKAVPNQAPESKTAPSPPKPAPTTDLKPAPVAKLTAPPPPSPEPKPAVTPEPEPKPAVTPTPEPKPAATPEPKMTISPPPETKPTLSPSPDPKQPVTPDPKPTTEVKPIPSPTPEPPKAVTPTPEAKPAVTPDAKPAVSPTPEPTPAKVGTPEQKPAASPTPDPKTPDPKLVSPEPKPSSPTPQSKPPVSQILDSKPTTNGTPESKADIESEPSAPISPGLDVKGKTPDTGKSSVKTPELISSGGLDSAAPNDSAPPSSTDGAATN from the exons ATGCAGAATCTGAGGCTGCTCATCTTAAGCATGCTGTTTTACTCAG CATTCTCTGCAACTCTGAAAG CCCAAGAGATGTCTCAGACTCTGTTTTTTCGGGAAGACTTCCATATCCCCGTGCCGGCCGATGGAGCTGACGTGACGTTCCGGGCTTCGATTGCCCGAAGCCAAGAGAAGTCGCTGATGAGTTCTGGAAAGGTGGTGGATCTCCGTGCCAAACTCAACTCTGCTTCGAGCCACCTGATCTTGGAGAACGTTGGAGAAAGTGATGAAGGGGTCTACACCATCACATCTAACCAAAATCCAGAGGATGTTACACGCATCACACTCTATGTTAGAG ATTGCTCAAGTGAGGTCATCGTTATGTACGGCTTAGATTTTCATGTATCACTGCATGATAACTCGGAGCCAGTGCGTGTGGGCTTTCGCCACAGCACTGTGGAGGCCAATCAGACATCATTGCCGGCTGACGAGCTGCTGAATGCTGACGGAACGCCCAAGGAGAATTACCTGGACCGCGTTGAGATCACTCCTCAAAAGTTCACTTTGCATGCCGTTACAGGGGCTGATGAAGGCAGTTACACCTTTAGTGATTCCATTGGGAAAGTCCAGAAGAAGATCTGCCTGAACGTGAAAG CACATCAGATATTTGAGACCCTTTCATACGGTGGCACTCTGAAAATAAACTTGCACATGAATAGCTCTTTAGCTCGCCTTCTGTACATCCCTCAGTCTGATAAACATAAGTATCTGATTATGGATAACGGAGAGCTCAGCCTGCCTCTTAACGTGGATCTTGAGGGTCGTCTCTCGTTGGAGGATTCTTTCTGTCTTCTGACGGATGTGAGGGCCAGCGATGCTGGAGTTTTCAGTGTGACTGACCGTCAGGGATTCCTGGTGTCTGATGTCCACCTGGAGATACAAC CGTACAGGCTTCCTAAACTCTATATTGCTATCATTGCTCTGGTGGCATTTTTGGTGTTACTGCTGTTGGTGTGCTTGGTGTCATGTCTGGTGAAGATACGCAAACGTGCAGCAAAGGCCAGAGCCATTGAGGAGAAAGCCCAGAATGCAGGCAAAGTGGAGGGAGATGCCTTCAGACAG GTTGTCAAAGATGCCTGCACCCGTCAGAATGATGAAGCCCCGGCCCTGTCACAGAAAGAAGACATCACTGAGAAATCACAAAGCACAGAGGTCAGCATTAAG GGTTTGGAGGTGTCTACTAAAGAGCCAAGCCTTCAAGAGAGGAACATGGAGACCAGTGACTCTGGAGTAGGATTTAATACCACTGGGCTCCCGCTTGACAGTGACACTGATGCACCAACAGCAGCCATAGCAGATTCTGATGCATTGAGTTCTTCTGCTGCCCCTGATGTCAAAGCCGTTCCCAACCAAGCTCCAGAGTCAAAGACAGCCCCCTCACCTCCAAAACCAGCACCAACCACTGATCTGAAACCAGCACCCGTGGCCAAGTTGACTGCTCCTCCACCACCTTCTCCCGAACCCAAACCAGCAGTAACACCTGAACCTGAACCTAAGCCTGCGGTCACACCAACACCTGAACCCAAACCTGCAGCTACACCTGAACCGAAAATGACCATCTCACCACCACCAGAAACAAAACCGACCTTAAGCCCATCACCAGATCCCAAGCAACCTGTGACACCTGATCCGAAACCAACAACTGAAGTTAAACCAATTCCAAGTCCAACCCCTGAACCTCCCAAAGCAGTTACACCAActcctgaagcaaaaccagctGTTACTCCAGATGCCAAACCAGCAGTTTCACCTACTCCTGAACCCACACCAGCTAAAGTTGGCACTCCTGAACAGAAACCTGCTGCGAGCCCAACACCTGATCCCAAGACTCCGGATCCTAAACTGGTTTCTCCTGAGCCTAAACCAAGTTCACCTACTCCACAGTCTAAACCACCAGTCTCGCAGATTCTCGACTCAAAACCAACCACAAATGGTACTCCCGAATCCAAGGCTGACATCGAGTCAGAGCCAAGTGCACCCATATCTCCTGGGCTGGATGTGAAGGGCAAAACCCCTGATACTGGGAAAAGCTCAGTCAAAACTCCTGAGCTCATCTCCAGTGGAGGTCTAGACTCGGCTGCCCCCAATGACAGTGCACCACCTTCAAGCACTGATGGAGCTGCCACCAACTGA
- the si:dkeyp-77h1.4 gene encoding cell surface glycoprotein 1 isoform X4 — protein MYIVVYLIVHTIHFSNAGQVPSHVFLSFLSLIFPDCSSEVIVMYGLDFHVSLHDNSEPVRVGFRHSTVEANQTSLPADELLNADGTPKENYLDRVEITPQKFTLHAVTGADEGSYTFSDSIGKVQKKICLNVKAHQIFETLSYGGTLKINLHMNSSLARLLYIPQSDKHKYLIMDNGELSLPLNVDLEGRLSLEDSFCLLTDVRASDAGVFSVTDRQGFLVSDVHLEIQPYRLPKLYIAIIALVAFLVLLLLVCLVSCLVKIRKRAAKARAIEEKAQNAGKVEGDAFRQVVKDACTRQNDEAPALSQKEDITEKSQSTEVSIKGLEVSTKEPSLQERNMETSDSGVGFNTTGLPLDSDTDAPTAAIADSDALSSSAAPDVKAVPNQAPESKTAPSPPKPAPTTDLKPAPVAKLTAPPPPSPEPKPAVTPEPEPKPAVTPTPEPKPAATPEPKMTISPPPETKPTLSPSPDPKQPVTPDPKPTTEVKPIPSPTPEPPKAVTPTPEAKPAVTPDAKPAVSPTPEPTPAKVGTPEQKPAASPTPDPKTPDPKLVSPEPKPSSPTPQSKPPVSQILDSKPTTNGTPESKADIESEPSAPISPGLDVKGKTPDTGKSSVKTPELISSGGLDSAAPNDSAPPSSTDGAATN, from the exons ATGTATATAGTAGTTTATCTAATAGTTCATACTATACACTTTTCAAATGCAGGGCAAGTACCGTCTCATGTGTTCctctcctttctctctctcatttttcCAGATTGCTCAAGTGAGGTCATCGTTATGTACGGCTTAGATTTTCATGTATCACTGCATGATAACTCGGAGCCAGTGCGTGTGGGCTTTCGCCACAGCACTGTGGAGGCCAATCAGACATCATTGCCGGCTGACGAGCTGCTGAATGCTGACGGAACGCCCAAGGAGAATTACCTGGACCGCGTTGAGATCACTCCTCAAAAGTTCACTTTGCATGCCGTTACAGGGGCTGATGAAGGCAGTTACACCTTTAGTGATTCCATTGGGAAAGTCCAGAAGAAGATCTGCCTGAACGTGAAAG CACATCAGATATTTGAGACCCTTTCATACGGTGGCACTCTGAAAATAAACTTGCACATGAATAGCTCTTTAGCTCGCCTTCTGTACATCCCTCAGTCTGATAAACATAAGTATCTGATTATGGATAACGGAGAGCTCAGCCTGCCTCTTAACGTGGATCTTGAGGGTCGTCTCTCGTTGGAGGATTCTTTCTGTCTTCTGACGGATGTGAGGGCCAGCGATGCTGGAGTTTTCAGTGTGACTGACCGTCAGGGATTCCTGGTGTCTGATGTCCACCTGGAGATACAAC CGTACAGGCTTCCTAAACTCTATATTGCTATCATTGCTCTGGTGGCATTTTTGGTGTTACTGCTGTTGGTGTGCTTGGTGTCATGTCTGGTGAAGATACGCAAACGTGCAGCAAAGGCCAGAGCCATTGAGGAGAAAGCCCAGAATGCAGGCAAAGTGGAGGGAGATGCCTTCAGACAG GTTGTCAAAGATGCCTGCACCCGTCAGAATGATGAAGCCCCGGCCCTGTCACAGAAAGAAGACATCACTGAGAAATCACAAAGCACAGAGGTCAGCATTAAG GGTTTGGAGGTGTCTACTAAAGAGCCAAGCCTTCAAGAGAGGAACATGGAGACCAGTGACTCTGGAGTAGGATTTAATACCACTGGGCTCCCGCTTGACAGTGACACTGATGCACCAACAGCAGCCATAGCAGATTCTGATGCATTGAGTTCTTCTGCTGCCCCTGATGTCAAAGCCGTTCCCAACCAAGCTCCAGAGTCAAAGACAGCCCCCTCACCTCCAAAACCAGCACCAACCACTGATCTGAAACCAGCACCCGTGGCCAAGTTGACTGCTCCTCCACCACCTTCTCCCGAACCCAAACCAGCAGTAACACCTGAACCTGAACCTAAGCCTGCGGTCACACCAACACCTGAACCCAAACCTGCAGCTACACCTGAACCGAAAATGACCATCTCACCACCACCAGAAACAAAACCGACCTTAAGCCCATCACCAGATCCCAAGCAACCTGTGACACCTGATCCGAAACCAACAACTGAAGTTAAACCAATTCCAAGTCCAACCCCTGAACCTCCCAAAGCAGTTACACCAActcctgaagcaaaaccagctGTTACTCCAGATGCCAAACCAGCAGTTTCACCTACTCCTGAACCCACACCAGCTAAAGTTGGCACTCCTGAACAGAAACCTGCTGCGAGCCCAACACCTGATCCCAAGACTCCGGATCCTAAACTGGTTTCTCCTGAGCCTAAACCAAGTTCACCTACTCCACAGTCTAAACCACCAGTCTCGCAGATTCTCGACTCAAAACCAACCACAAATGGTACTCCCGAATCCAAGGCTGACATCGAGTCAGAGCCAAGTGCACCCATATCTCCTGGGCTGGATGTGAAGGGCAAAACCCCTGATACTGGGAAAAGCTCAGTCAAAACTCCTGAGCTCATCTCCAGTGGAGGTCTAGACTCGGCTGCCCCCAATGACAGTGCACCACCTTCAAGCACTGATGGAGCTGCCACCAACTGA
- the si:dkeyp-77h1.4 gene encoding mediator of DNA damage checkpoint protein 1 isoform X3 codes for MQNLRLLILSMLFYSAQEMSQTLFFREDFHIPVPADGADVTFRASIARSQEKSLMSSGKVVDLRAKLNSASSHLILENVGESDEGVYTITSNQNPEDVTRITLYVRDCSSEVIVMYGLDFHVSLHDNSEPVRVGFRHSTVEANQTSLPADELLNADGTPKENYLDRVEITPQKFTLHAVTGADEGSYTFSDSIGKVQKKICLNVKAHQIFETLSYGGTLKINLHMNSSLARLLYIPQSDKHKYLIMDNGELSLPLNVDLEGRLSLEDSFCLLTDVRASDAGVFSVTDRQGFLVSDVHLEIQPYRLPKLYIAIIALVAFLVLLLLVCLVSCLVKIRKRAAKARAIEEKAQNAGKVEGDAFRQVVKDACTRQNDEAPALSQKEDITEKSQSTEVSIKGLEVSTKEPSLQERNMETSDSGVGFNTTGLPLDSDTDAPTAAIADSDALSSSAAPDVKAVPNQAPESKTAPSPPKPAPTTDLKPAPVAKLTAPPPPSPEPKPAVTPEPEPKPAVTPTPEPKPAATPEPKMTISPPPETKPTLSPSPDPKQPVTPDPKPTTEVKPIPSPTPEPPKAVTPTPEAKPAVTPDAKPAVSPTPEPTPAKVGTPEQKPAASPTPDPKTPDPKLVSPEPKPSSPTPQSKPPVSQILDSKPTTNGTPESKADIESEPSAPISPGLDVKGKTPDTGKSSVKTPELISSGGLDSAAPNDSAPPSSTDGAATN; via the exons ATGCAGAATCTGAGGCTGCTCATCTTAAGCATGCTGTTTTACTCAG CCCAAGAGATGTCTCAGACTCTGTTTTTTCGGGAAGACTTCCATATCCCCGTGCCGGCCGATGGAGCTGACGTGACGTTCCGGGCTTCGATTGCCCGAAGCCAAGAGAAGTCGCTGATGAGTTCTGGAAAGGTGGTGGATCTCCGTGCCAAACTCAACTCTGCTTCGAGCCACCTGATCTTGGAGAACGTTGGAGAAAGTGATGAAGGGGTCTACACCATCACATCTAACCAAAATCCAGAGGATGTTACACGCATCACACTCTATGTTAGAG ATTGCTCAAGTGAGGTCATCGTTATGTACGGCTTAGATTTTCATGTATCACTGCATGATAACTCGGAGCCAGTGCGTGTGGGCTTTCGCCACAGCACTGTGGAGGCCAATCAGACATCATTGCCGGCTGACGAGCTGCTGAATGCTGACGGAACGCCCAAGGAGAATTACCTGGACCGCGTTGAGATCACTCCTCAAAAGTTCACTTTGCATGCCGTTACAGGGGCTGATGAAGGCAGTTACACCTTTAGTGATTCCATTGGGAAAGTCCAGAAGAAGATCTGCCTGAACGTGAAAG CACATCAGATATTTGAGACCCTTTCATACGGTGGCACTCTGAAAATAAACTTGCACATGAATAGCTCTTTAGCTCGCCTTCTGTACATCCCTCAGTCTGATAAACATAAGTATCTGATTATGGATAACGGAGAGCTCAGCCTGCCTCTTAACGTGGATCTTGAGGGTCGTCTCTCGTTGGAGGATTCTTTCTGTCTTCTGACGGATGTGAGGGCCAGCGATGCTGGAGTTTTCAGTGTGACTGACCGTCAGGGATTCCTGGTGTCTGATGTCCACCTGGAGATACAAC CGTACAGGCTTCCTAAACTCTATATTGCTATCATTGCTCTGGTGGCATTTTTGGTGTTACTGCTGTTGGTGTGCTTGGTGTCATGTCTGGTGAAGATACGCAAACGTGCAGCAAAGGCCAGAGCCATTGAGGAGAAAGCCCAGAATGCAGGCAAAGTGGAGGGAGATGCCTTCAGACAG GTTGTCAAAGATGCCTGCACCCGTCAGAATGATGAAGCCCCGGCCCTGTCACAGAAAGAAGACATCACTGAGAAATCACAAAGCACAGAGGTCAGCATTAAG GGTTTGGAGGTGTCTACTAAAGAGCCAAGCCTTCAAGAGAGGAACATGGAGACCAGTGACTCTGGAGTAGGATTTAATACCACTGGGCTCCCGCTTGACAGTGACACTGATGCACCAACAGCAGCCATAGCAGATTCTGATGCATTGAGTTCTTCTGCTGCCCCTGATGTCAAAGCCGTTCCCAACCAAGCTCCAGAGTCAAAGACAGCCCCCTCACCTCCAAAACCAGCACCAACCACTGATCTGAAACCAGCACCCGTGGCCAAGTTGACTGCTCCTCCACCACCTTCTCCCGAACCCAAACCAGCAGTAACACCTGAACCTGAACCTAAGCCTGCGGTCACACCAACACCTGAACCCAAACCTGCAGCTACACCTGAACCGAAAATGACCATCTCACCACCACCAGAAACAAAACCGACCTTAAGCCCATCACCAGATCCCAAGCAACCTGTGACACCTGATCCGAAACCAACAACTGAAGTTAAACCAATTCCAAGTCCAACCCCTGAACCTCCCAAAGCAGTTACACCAActcctgaagcaaaaccagctGTTACTCCAGATGCCAAACCAGCAGTTTCACCTACTCCTGAACCCACACCAGCTAAAGTTGGCACTCCTGAACAGAAACCTGCTGCGAGCCCAACACCTGATCCCAAGACTCCGGATCCTAAACTGGTTTCTCCTGAGCCTAAACCAAGTTCACCTACTCCACAGTCTAAACCACCAGTCTCGCAGATTCTCGACTCAAAACCAACCACAAATGGTACTCCCGAATCCAAGGCTGACATCGAGTCAGAGCCAAGTGCACCCATATCTCCTGGGCTGGATGTGAAGGGCAAAACCCCTGATACTGGGAAAAGCTCAGTCAAAACTCCTGAGCTCATCTCCAGTGGAGGTCTAGACTCGGCTGCCCCCAATGACAGTGCACCACCTTCAAGCACTGATGGAGCTGCCACCAACTGA
- the si:dkeyp-77h1.4 gene encoding mediator of DNA damage checkpoint protein 1 isoform X2, with protein sequence MQNLRLLILSMLFYSAFSATLKAQEMSQTLFFREDFHIPVPADGADVTFRASIARSQEKSLMSSGKVVDLRAKLNSASSHLILENVGESDEGVYTITSNQNPEDVTRITLYVRDCSSEVIVMYGLDFHVSLHDNSEPVRVGFRHSTVEANQTSLPADELLNADGTPKENYLDRVEITPQKFTLHAVTGADEGSYTFSDSIGKVQKKICLNVKAHQIFETLSYGGTLKINLHMNSSLARLLYIPQSDKHKYLIMDNGELSLPLNVDLEGRLSLEDSFCLLTDVRASDAGVFSVTDRQGFLVSDVHLEIQPYRLPKLYIAIIALVAFLVLLLLVCLVSCLVKIRKRAAKARAIEEKAQNAGKVEGDAFRQVVKDACTRQNDEAPALSQKEDITEKSQSTEGLEVSTKEPSLQERNMETSDSGVGFNTTGLPLDSDTDAPTAAIADSDALSSSAAPDVKAVPNQAPESKTAPSPPKPAPTTDLKPAPVAKLTAPPPPSPEPKPAVTPEPEPKPAVTPTPEPKPAATPEPKMTISPPPETKPTLSPSPDPKQPVTPDPKPTTEVKPIPSPTPEPPKAVTPTPEAKPAVTPDAKPAVSPTPEPTPAKVGTPEQKPAASPTPDPKTPDPKLVSPEPKPSSPTPQSKPPVSQILDSKPTTNGTPESKADIESEPSAPISPGLDVKGKTPDTGKSSVKTPELISSGGLDSAAPNDSAPPSSTDGAATN encoded by the exons ATGCAGAATCTGAGGCTGCTCATCTTAAGCATGCTGTTTTACTCAG CATTCTCTGCAACTCTGAAAG CCCAAGAGATGTCTCAGACTCTGTTTTTTCGGGAAGACTTCCATATCCCCGTGCCGGCCGATGGAGCTGACGTGACGTTCCGGGCTTCGATTGCCCGAAGCCAAGAGAAGTCGCTGATGAGTTCTGGAAAGGTGGTGGATCTCCGTGCCAAACTCAACTCTGCTTCGAGCCACCTGATCTTGGAGAACGTTGGAGAAAGTGATGAAGGGGTCTACACCATCACATCTAACCAAAATCCAGAGGATGTTACACGCATCACACTCTATGTTAGAG ATTGCTCAAGTGAGGTCATCGTTATGTACGGCTTAGATTTTCATGTATCACTGCATGATAACTCGGAGCCAGTGCGTGTGGGCTTTCGCCACAGCACTGTGGAGGCCAATCAGACATCATTGCCGGCTGACGAGCTGCTGAATGCTGACGGAACGCCCAAGGAGAATTACCTGGACCGCGTTGAGATCACTCCTCAAAAGTTCACTTTGCATGCCGTTACAGGGGCTGATGAAGGCAGTTACACCTTTAGTGATTCCATTGGGAAAGTCCAGAAGAAGATCTGCCTGAACGTGAAAG CACATCAGATATTTGAGACCCTTTCATACGGTGGCACTCTGAAAATAAACTTGCACATGAATAGCTCTTTAGCTCGCCTTCTGTACATCCCTCAGTCTGATAAACATAAGTATCTGATTATGGATAACGGAGAGCTCAGCCTGCCTCTTAACGTGGATCTTGAGGGTCGTCTCTCGTTGGAGGATTCTTTCTGTCTTCTGACGGATGTGAGGGCCAGCGATGCTGGAGTTTTCAGTGTGACTGACCGTCAGGGATTCCTGGTGTCTGATGTCCACCTGGAGATACAAC CGTACAGGCTTCCTAAACTCTATATTGCTATCATTGCTCTGGTGGCATTTTTGGTGTTACTGCTGTTGGTGTGCTTGGTGTCATGTCTGGTGAAGATACGCAAACGTGCAGCAAAGGCCAGAGCCATTGAGGAGAAAGCCCAGAATGCAGGCAAAGTGGAGGGAGATGCCTTCAGACAG GTTGTCAAAGATGCCTGCACCCGTCAGAATGATGAAGCCCCGGCCCTGTCACAGAAAGAAGACATCACTGAGAAATCACAAAGCACAGAG GGTTTGGAGGTGTCTACTAAAGAGCCAAGCCTTCAAGAGAGGAACATGGAGACCAGTGACTCTGGAGTAGGATTTAATACCACTGGGCTCCCGCTTGACAGTGACACTGATGCACCAACAGCAGCCATAGCAGATTCTGATGCATTGAGTTCTTCTGCTGCCCCTGATGTCAAAGCCGTTCCCAACCAAGCTCCAGAGTCAAAGACAGCCCCCTCACCTCCAAAACCAGCACCAACCACTGATCTGAAACCAGCACCCGTGGCCAAGTTGACTGCTCCTCCACCACCTTCTCCCGAACCCAAACCAGCAGTAACACCTGAACCTGAACCTAAGCCTGCGGTCACACCAACACCTGAACCCAAACCTGCAGCTACACCTGAACCGAAAATGACCATCTCACCACCACCAGAAACAAAACCGACCTTAAGCCCATCACCAGATCCCAAGCAACCTGTGACACCTGATCCGAAACCAACAACTGAAGTTAAACCAATTCCAAGTCCAACCCCTGAACCTCCCAAAGCAGTTACACCAActcctgaagcaaaaccagctGTTACTCCAGATGCCAAACCAGCAGTTTCACCTACTCCTGAACCCACACCAGCTAAAGTTGGCACTCCTGAACAGAAACCTGCTGCGAGCCCAACACCTGATCCCAAGACTCCGGATCCTAAACTGGTTTCTCCTGAGCCTAAACCAAGTTCACCTACTCCACAGTCTAAACCACCAGTCTCGCAGATTCTCGACTCAAAACCAACCACAAATGGTACTCCCGAATCCAAGGCTGACATCGAGTCAGAGCCAAGTGCACCCATATCTCCTGGGCTGGATGTGAAGGGCAAAACCCCTGATACTGGGAAAAGCTCAGTCAAAACTCCTGAGCTCATCTCCAGTGGAGGTCTAGACTCGGCTGCCCCCAATGACAGTGCACCACCTTCAAGCACTGATGGAGCTGCCACCAACTGA